Proteins encoded within one genomic window of Chelatococcus sp. HY11:
- a CDS encoding helix-turn-helix domain-containing protein: METIPIYALFGEAVPDREHEWLHWETIVSRSSRHDFRIAPHRHEQFFQILEVTSGRVRATIDGATYDLAGPAIVVVPALTVHGYVFSRDVVGVVLTLMERDVQNAGRDVGEISAQPRVLSGFGMDDVHAAIADLITEADRREIGHGVAMPALITLLLVALARAGRIDDHADPRFNQAARHATAFRALVDRRYRSTRVIGDYAEALGISQPHLNRISRQVLGISALQIIERRIALEARRQLLFSSLTIKQIGAELGYDDPAYFTRFLTRMLGVAPSQYRKTARTSL; encoded by the coding sequence ATGGAAACAATTCCGATCTATGCGCTTTTCGGCGAGGCGGTCCCGGACAGGGAGCATGAATGGCTCCATTGGGAGACAATAGTCTCGCGCAGCAGTCGGCATGATTTCCGGATCGCCCCGCATCGTCATGAGCAGTTCTTCCAGATCCTCGAGGTGACCAGCGGAAGGGTGCGGGCGACGATCGACGGCGCGACATACGACCTTGCCGGCCCGGCGATCGTGGTCGTACCAGCGCTGACAGTGCACGGCTATGTATTCAGTCGCGATGTCGTGGGTGTCGTGCTGACGCTGATGGAAAGGGATGTCCAGAATGCTGGACGAGACGTCGGCGAAATCAGCGCGCAGCCGCGCGTTCTCAGCGGGTTCGGCATGGATGACGTCCACGCGGCGATTGCCGATCTGATCACCGAGGCGGACCGGCGGGAGATCGGCCATGGCGTGGCCATGCCGGCCCTGATTACGCTGCTGCTCGTCGCCTTGGCCCGTGCAGGCAGGATCGATGATCACGCCGACCCACGGTTCAACCAGGCGGCGCGGCATGCGACTGCCTTCCGTGCCCTAGTCGACAGGCGTTACAGGTCCACGCGTGTCATCGGCGACTATGCGGAGGCGTTGGGGATCAGCCAGCCCCATCTCAACCGCATCAGCCGCCAGGTGCTCGGCATTTCCGCGCTGCAGATCATCGAGCGGCGTATCGCGCTGGAGGCGCGGCGGCAGTTGCTGTTCTCATCGCTGACGATCAAGCAGATCGGCGCTGAACTGGGCTACGATGACCCCGCTTACTTCACGCGGTTCCTGACGCGTATGCTGGGCGTCGCGCCGAGCCAGTACCGCAAGACCGCAAGAACCTCGCTTTAG
- the pcaQ gene encoding pca operon transcription factor PcaQ has protein sequence MIDPRIKLRHISCFMEVARLGSVVKAADALNISQPAVSKTIQELEDLVGATLFDRSRRMLALTPLGEVFYRYAGTSLAALRHGIEAARQTSAVTTVKIGALPTVSARILPAAVEAFSSQGPGARARIITGPNGHLLSLLRTGDVDLVIGRMAEPDAMLGFAFEHLYSERVVMVVRPGHPLLLEREFDLAMIENYQTLMPTPDSVIRPFVDRMLMANGIADLKANVETVSNAFGRAYTRQTDAIWIISEGVVANDMAERLLVALPVDTMETTGPVGLTTRTDTTLSLSAMALMGAVRDAASKLRD, from the coding sequence ATGATCGATCCGCGCATCAAGCTTCGCCACATCTCGTGCTTTATGGAGGTGGCGCGCCTCGGCAGCGTCGTCAAAGCGGCCGACGCGCTTAACATCAGCCAGCCCGCAGTCTCAAAGACCATCCAGGAATTGGAGGATCTTGTCGGCGCGACGCTTTTTGATCGCAGCCGACGCATGCTCGCACTGACGCCCCTGGGTGAGGTTTTCTATCGCTACGCCGGGACGAGTCTGGCTGCGTTGCGCCATGGCATCGAGGCGGCGCGGCAAACCAGCGCCGTCACAACCGTCAAAATCGGTGCCCTGCCCACGGTCTCCGCGCGCATCCTTCCGGCGGCCGTCGAAGCGTTCTCATCCCAAGGCCCTGGCGCGCGCGCCCGTATTATAACCGGGCCCAACGGCCATCTCCTGTCTCTCCTGCGGACTGGCGACGTCGATCTTGTCATCGGCAGGATGGCTGAACCGGACGCAATGCTCGGATTTGCCTTCGAGCATCTCTATTCCGAACGGGTCGTCATGGTCGTCAGGCCTGGCCATCCCTTGCTTCTTGAGCGCGAATTCGACCTCGCCATGATCGAGAACTACCAGACCCTCATGCCGACACCTGACTCGGTGATCCGACCCTTCGTAGACCGTATGCTGATGGCCAACGGCATCGCCGATCTCAAGGCCAATGTCGAAACGGTCTCCAACGCCTTCGGCCGCGCCTATACGCGGCAGACCGACGCCATATGGATTATCTCCGAAGGCGTGGTCGCCAATGACATGGCAGAGCGGCTGCTCGTCGCCCTGCCTGTCGATACCATGGAAACCACAGGCCCCGTGGGGCTCACCACCCGCACCGATACAACTCTCTCGCTCTCGGCCATGGCGCTCATGGGGGCTGTGCGTGACGCCGCATCGAAGCTGCGCGACTAA
- a CDS encoding ABC transporter ATP-binding protein: protein MSLLKVRQLSKRFGGLTVTRDVSITLEKGDRVALIGPNGAGKTTFVNLVTGHVRPDAGSVLLDGEDVTRWSPTRRVKGGLVRSFQVTRLFSEMTPEEHVALALLQRLGRSGRLFTDFRTMPDVVREAEEILVLFNLNGIARVPVGAIAYGQQRLLEVALVMALRPKVLLLDEPAAGVPSADIVLIERALAQLPADLAVLMIDHDMDFVFRFARKVIVMAAGGVIFDGTPEAVASDAAVRQAYLGSYADDRSVA, encoded by the coding sequence ATGAGCCTTCTCAAGGTGCGCCAGCTCAGCAAACGCTTCGGGGGGCTGACTGTCACGCGTGACGTGTCGATCACCCTTGAGAAAGGCGACCGGGTCGCGTTGATAGGTCCAAACGGCGCGGGCAAGACAACTTTCGTCAACCTTGTGACGGGACATGTCCGCCCCGACGCCGGGAGTGTCCTCCTGGATGGCGAGGACGTGACGCGCTGGTCGCCGACCCGGCGTGTCAAAGGGGGCCTCGTCCGCAGCTTTCAGGTGACGCGCCTCTTCTCGGAGATGACACCCGAGGAGCATGTGGCGCTCGCCCTGCTCCAGCGACTTGGACGATCGGGGCGTCTGTTCACCGATTTCCGCACCATGCCGGATGTCGTTCGCGAAGCCGAGGAGATCCTGGTGCTCTTCAACTTGAACGGGATAGCGCGGGTTCCGGTCGGGGCGATTGCCTATGGGCAGCAGCGGCTGCTTGAAGTTGCGCTCGTCATGGCGTTGCGGCCCAAGGTGCTGCTGCTCGACGAGCCGGCGGCGGGCGTTCCCAGCGCGGATATCGTCCTGATCGAGCGGGCGCTTGCGCAACTGCCCGCTGACCTCGCGGTCCTGATGATCGACCACGACATGGATTTTGTCTTTCGCTTCGCCCGCAAGGTGATCGTGATGGCGGCGGGCGGCGTCATCTTCGATGGCACGCCGGAAGCTGTGGCCAGCGATGCCGCCGTGCGCCAGGCTTACCTCGGGAGCTATGCTGATGACCGCAGCGTCGCTTGA
- a CDS encoding GntR family transcriptional regulator: MVSDMSGEDGAVASAGEQAYARIRADIVFGRLKPAQRLTLEKLRPAYGVGISTLREILSRLTPEGLVVAEGQRGFQVAPCSAEDLKEIAALRLLIEKHALARSFQAGDMEWEGRVVAAHHKLARMEAALLAGDASGTEQWKRYDWEFHQALVSACGSRALLDIHSCIYDRYLRYQMVFVIFRGAIATEEHKALLTCALSRNIEEAQRVFERHVQGCLDFAFQNRLIT, translated from the coding sequence ATGGTATCGGACATGTCGGGCGAGGATGGCGCGGTCGCTTCGGCCGGCGAGCAGGCCTATGCCCGTATTCGCGCTGATATCGTCTTTGGACGCCTGAAACCCGCGCAGCGCTTGACGCTTGAAAAATTGCGACCCGCCTATGGTGTCGGGATCAGCACTTTACGGGAGATTTTGAGCCGGCTGACCCCGGAGGGGCTGGTCGTCGCGGAGGGGCAGCGGGGCTTTCAGGTCGCTCCATGTTCAGCGGAGGATCTCAAGGAGATTGCAGCATTGCGGCTTCTTATCGAGAAGCATGCACTGGCGCGGTCGTTTCAAGCGGGGGACATGGAATGGGAGGGCAGGGTGGTTGCCGCTCATCACAAGCTCGCTCGCATGGAGGCCGCTCTTCTGGCCGGTGACGCATCCGGGACCGAGCAATGGAAGCGCTACGATTGGGAGTTCCACCAGGCGCTGGTGTCGGCTTGCGGTTCAAGGGCGCTTCTCGACATTCACTCCTGCATATACGATCGATATCTGCGCTATCAGATGGTTTTCGTGATCTTTCGCGGCGCCATCGCGACAGAGGAACACAAGGCGCTGCTCACCTGCGCGCTCAGTCGTAACATCGAGGAGGCGCAGCGCGTGTTCGAAAGGCATGTGCAAGGCTGCCTGGATTTCGCTTTTCAGAACAGATTGATCACCTGA
- a CDS encoding ABC transporter substrate-binding protein, with protein MKKLALLTLALAMSSGVAVADTIKIGVVGPFSGPAALQGRNFQAGIDAWLALHGNKIGNNTIEIVYRDLPAADPAKSAAVTRDLIVGEGVQYLAGYYYTPDAMAAAPILVEGNVPMVVFNAATSAIMNASPYVVRTSFTTWQTSTPMASVARERGIKKAITVVTDYGPGVDAESAFVKGFKDAGGEIVASVRMPMNTNDFSPIMQRIKDSGAEAVFAFLPSGPATLGFMKSFAENGLRKAGVTLLAPGDLTQESDLPALRDSALGTLTTFHYAVSHDSQENKAFVEAASKAIGDPANLSFPAVGAYDGMYVISKMIEATGGKQDAKAAVEAVKGLSWTSPRGPVTINPQNRHITQNIYLREVAEDNGKYINKEIRTFEKQGDPGWKAP; from the coding sequence ATGAAAAAGCTGGCCTTACTTACGCTGGCGCTCGCCATGAGCAGTGGCGTGGCCGTCGCCGATACCATCAAGATTGGGGTGGTTGGCCCTTTCTCGGGGCCGGCAGCACTGCAGGGGCGCAACTTCCAGGCGGGGATTGATGCCTGGCTCGCGCTCCATGGGAACAAGATCGGCAACAATACCATCGAGATCGTCTACCGTGATCTGCCCGCCGCGGATCCGGCCAAGTCCGCCGCCGTGACGCGCGATCTCATTGTTGGCGAGGGCGTGCAATATCTCGCGGGTTACTATTACACGCCCGATGCCATGGCCGCAGCTCCGATCCTGGTCGAAGGCAATGTGCCTATGGTCGTGTTCAATGCGGCCACCTCGGCGATCATGAACGCCAGCCCCTATGTGGTGCGTACGTCCTTCACGACGTGGCAGACGTCAACGCCGATGGCGAGCGTCGCGCGTGAGCGCGGCATCAAGAAGGCTATCACGGTGGTGACTGACTACGGCCCCGGCGTGGACGCGGAATCGGCCTTTGTCAAAGGCTTCAAGGATGCGGGCGGCGAGATCGTGGCCTCGGTGCGCATGCCGATGAACACCAATGACTTTAGCCCGATCATGCAGCGCATCAAGGATTCGGGGGCGGAGGCCGTCTTCGCCTTTCTGCCTTCCGGGCCTGCGACCCTCGGTTTCATGAAGTCCTTCGCCGAGAATGGGCTCAGGAAAGCGGGCGTCACCTTGCTGGCGCCGGGGGATCTCACGCAGGAGTCGGATCTGCCTGCGCTGCGTGACAGCGCCTTGGGAACCTTGACGACGTTTCACTATGCGGTGAGCCACGATTCGCAGGAGAATAAAGCCTTCGTCGAGGCGGCCTCGAAGGCCATTGGCGATCCGGCAAACCTGAGCTTCCCCGCCGTGGGCGCCTACGATGGTATGTATGTCATCTCGAAGATGATCGAGGCGACCGGCGGCAAGCAGGACGCCAAGGCTGCGGTCGAGGCCGTGAAGGGTCTGTCTTGGACGAGCCCTCGCGGGCCGGTGACGATCAATCCGCAAAACCGTCATATCACACAGAACATCTATCTTCGCGAAGTCGCCGAAGACAACGGTAAATACATCAATAAGGAAATCCGGACTTTCGAAAAGCAGGGGGATCCCGGCTGGAAGGCGCCATGA
- a CDS encoding branched-chain amino acid ABC transporter permease — translation MQTILSIAVDAFAYGMVLFVISIGLSVTMGLMKVVNLAHGAFAMMGGYLAAFATHQLGVPYGVAIVVAVAGTVLAAVPLERWLYRRIYGAPELTQVLMTIGVTFVIIGVANYVMGPSLKTIPLPAALEGPVDIGFRSIAAHKLFAVATGLIVAGALWVLIERTAFGVKLRASVDNAAMAGALGVRTKIVYAVSFAAAVGLAALGGVVGAQLLPIEPHYALRYMVTFLVVVSVGGAGSIPGALLACLLLGAVETTGRYLMPEFGEFFFYLAVIAIVCLFPHGLLGRAG, via the coding sequence ATGCAAACAATTCTCTCCATCGCGGTTGATGCCTTCGCCTATGGTATGGTGCTCTTTGTCATTTCCATCGGTCTCAGTGTGACGATGGGGTTGATGAAGGTCGTTAATCTCGCCCATGGCGCTTTCGCGATGATGGGAGGCTATTTAGCGGCCTTCGCGACCCATCAGCTCGGCGTGCCCTATGGCGTCGCCATCGTTGTCGCGGTGGCCGGCACGGTGCTGGCCGCCGTTCCCCTGGAGCGATGGCTCTATCGCCGCATTTATGGTGCGCCTGAACTCACCCAGGTACTCATGACCATCGGCGTCACCTTCGTGATCATTGGTGTCGCCAACTATGTGATGGGACCTTCGCTCAAGACGATACCTCTGCCGGCGGCGTTGGAAGGGCCTGTCGATATCGGCTTCCGGTCGATCGCGGCGCACAAGCTCTTCGCCGTGGCGACGGGACTTATCGTCGCCGGCGCGCTGTGGGTTCTGATCGAGCGGACGGCATTTGGCGTGAAACTGCGCGCTTCCGTTGACAATGCGGCGATGGCAGGGGCGCTCGGGGTGCGTACGAAAATCGTTTACGCGGTCAGCTTCGCGGCAGCGGTGGGTCTCGCCGCCCTCGGCGGCGTTGTCGGGGCTCAATTGCTGCCCATCGAGCCCCACTATGCCTTGCGCTACATGGTGACGTTTCTTGTCGTGGTGTCCGTGGGCGGCGCGGGCTCGATTCCCGGAGCCTTGCTGGCCTGCCTGCTGCTGGGGGCTGTGGAAACGACAGGACGCTATCTGATGCCGGAGTTTGGAGAGTTTTTCTTTTATCTCGCCGTCATCGCGATTGTCTGCCTCTTTCCCCACGGCTTGCTGGGGCGCGCGGGATGA
- a CDS encoding ABC transporter ATP-binding protein, with protein MTAASLDVEGLSAGYGPTRILENVTFHVPAGGRLAVLGRNGVGKTTLFASIAGQTKRYAGRVMIDTLDLTSLDGAARAIGGLGYVPQNRSIFPSLTVEENLQVGLKRRPKSAIEESYAMFPRLKERRNNLGSQLSGGEQQMLATARTILGKPAVLLLDEPLEGLAPIICDELMAALTALAATRTMTILLVEQRIKAALDFADDVIILERGRIVWQGAPGTLATEPGLVERLLGVGP; from the coding sequence ATGACCGCAGCGTCGCTTGACGTCGAGGGCCTGAGCGCGGGTTACGGGCCGACGCGCATCCTGGAAAACGTGACCTTCCACGTTCCCGCGGGAGGACGTTTGGCTGTCCTTGGTCGCAATGGGGTCGGCAAGACGACGCTTTTCGCCTCGATCGCAGGGCAGACAAAGCGCTATGCCGGACGTGTCATGATAGATACGCTCGATCTGACGTCATTGGATGGCGCGGCACGGGCGATCGGCGGTCTCGGTTATGTGCCGCAGAACCGGTCGATCTTCCCGTCCCTGACGGTTGAAGAGAATCTGCAGGTCGGCCTCAAACGACGTCCCAAATCCGCAATAGAGGAAAGTTACGCGATGTTTCCCCGCCTTAAGGAGCGGCGGAACAATTTGGGCTCGCAACTAAGCGGAGGCGAGCAGCAGATGCTGGCGACGGCGCGAACCATCCTCGGGAAGCCAGCAGTGCTGCTCCTGGATGAGCCATTGGAAGGGCTGGCGCCCATCATCTGTGATGAGCTCATGGCGGCCCTGACAGCACTGGCTGCGACCAGGACAATGACAATCCTGCTGGTCGAGCAGAGGATCAAGGCGGCGCTCGATTTCGCCGACGACGTCATTATTCTCGAACGTGGCCGTATCGTCTGGCAAGGAGCGCCCGGGACGCTCGCCACCGAGCCGGGGCTCGTGGAGCGTCTCCTCGGCGTCGGGCCTTGA
- the pobA gene encoding 4-hydroxybenzoate 3-monooxygenase, with translation MRTQVAIVGAGPAGLMLGRLLELAGIDSIILERKSADYVLGRIRAGVLEQDTVALMERARAGSRLHREGLVHQGIELCFDGDRHRIDFSRLIGRHVVVYGQTEVTRDLMEAREAPTIYGAEDVALHDFDAVRPWITYRVDGEARRLDCDFICGCDGYHGVSRQSIPAGSLTSFQREYPFGWLGILVDKPPVAHELIYAHHERGFALCSQRSPTRSRYYIQVPASEHAEAWSDDQFWEELRARLPADIAAAVETGSSIEKSVAPLRSFVAEPLQFGRLFLAGDAAHIVPPTGAKGLNLAMRDVASLADALIEFYAGKSSKGIESYSSDVLHHIWRAERFSWWMTSLLHTFPETGRFGRRIQRADFDYLTQSTAAQMSLAENYTGFPA, from the coding sequence ATGCGCACGCAAGTCGCTATTGTCGGCGCAGGGCCGGCGGGCTTGATGCTCGGCCGGTTGCTGGAACTTGCCGGCATCGACAGCATTATTCTGGAGCGCAAGAGCGCCGACTATGTCCTTGGCCGAATCCGCGCCGGCGTCCTGGAGCAGGACACTGTCGCGCTGATGGAGCGCGCGCGAGCCGGATCGCGCCTTCACCGCGAAGGGCTTGTTCATCAAGGCATAGAACTCTGCTTCGATGGCGATCGCCACCGCATCGATTTCTCCCGGCTGATCGGCCGTCACGTGGTGGTCTACGGTCAGACCGAAGTCACACGCGACCTCATGGAGGCGCGAGAGGCGCCCACGATCTATGGCGCTGAAGACGTCGCCTTGCACGACTTTGATGCGGTTCGGCCTTGGATCACTTATCGCGTGGATGGTGAGGCCCGCCGTCTCGATTGCGATTTCATCTGCGGCTGCGACGGATACCATGGGGTTTCGCGGCAAAGCATACCAGCGGGTTCGCTCACCAGCTTTCAGCGTGAATATCCGTTCGGATGGCTCGGTATTCTTGTCGACAAGCCACCGGTCGCCCACGAGCTCATCTATGCCCATCACGAACGCGGGTTTGCCCTGTGCTCGCAAAGGTCGCCGACGCGCAGCCGCTACTACATCCAAGTACCGGCAAGCGAACATGCGGAAGCATGGTCTGACGACCAGTTCTGGGAAGAATTGCGGGCCCGCCTGCCCGCGGACATCGCGGCGGCCGTCGAGACCGGCAGCTCCATCGAGAAATCCGTAGCGCCGCTGCGAAGCTTCGTCGCCGAGCCCTTGCAGTTTGGCAGGCTGTTCCTTGCTGGCGACGCTGCCCACATCGTTCCACCCACGGGTGCGAAAGGTCTCAACCTCGCCATGCGCGATGTGGCGTCGCTGGCCGATGCCCTTATCGAATTCTATGCCGGGAAATCATCCAAAGGCATCGAGAGCTATTCGTCCGATGTCCTCCACCATATCTGGCGCGCCGAGCGCTTCAGTTGGTGGATGACAAGCCTGCTGCACACTTTCCCCGAGACTGGACGATTTGGGCGCCGCATTCAGCGCGCGGACTTTGACTATCTCACGCAATCGACCGCCGCGCAGATGAGCCTTGCCGAGAACTATACGGGGTTCCCCGCTTGA
- a CDS encoding branched-chain amino acid ABC transporter permease encodes MTDAVLKARSVAGPARARRSAAVDAVAVLFIVAAAAFLYFFFPGSLALFTRMIAIMLLALSLDLVTGFAGIATLGHAALFGAGAYAAGILASKFGLTDPFAMLGIGAVAGALAGTVSSLVILRGRGLGQLVLSIAIVQLAHEAANKLSAWTGGSDGLSGIVPAPVFGLFRFDLWGRTAFILAVAILLVAFVVLRVIVRSPFGMLCRGIKQDPIRVSAMGAPVYGTLVKLYAIAGAVAGLGGALSAIATKVVGLDSLSFTLSAEALVMLVLGGVGKLFGALLGTFVFIWFEHLVSAINPFHWLTIVGAMLIAVVLFEPKGLTGALEALWKRARGGEG; translated from the coding sequence ATGACGGACGCTGTCCTTAAGGCGCGGAGCGTCGCCGGTCCCGCGCGGGCGCGCCGCAGTGCGGCCGTCGATGCGGTGGCGGTACTGTTTATCGTCGCCGCTGCTGCCTTTCTCTACTTTTTCTTTCCCGGCAGTCTTGCGTTGTTCACGCGTATGATCGCGATCATGCTGCTGGCGCTATCGTTGGATCTCGTCACGGGTTTCGCTGGCATCGCCACTCTTGGGCACGCGGCTTTATTCGGGGCGGGCGCCTATGCGGCTGGCATTCTGGCCTCCAAATTCGGATTGACAGACCCCTTCGCCATGCTCGGCATCGGCGCCGTTGCGGGAGCGCTGGCCGGTACGGTGTCGAGCCTTGTCATTCTGCGCGGCCGTGGCCTTGGCCAGCTGGTTCTTTCGATCGCCATCGTCCAGCTGGCCCATGAGGCGGCCAACAAGCTGTCGGCGTGGACGGGCGGGAGCGACGGTCTTTCCGGCATCGTTCCGGCGCCAGTATTCGGCCTTTTCCGGTTCGATCTGTGGGGACGAACCGCTTTCATCCTCGCGGTCGCGATCCTCTTGGTGGCGTTTGTCGTGCTGCGCGTGATCGTGCGTTCGCCCTTCGGGATGCTGTGCCGGGGCATCAAGCAGGATCCGATCCGCGTCAGCGCGATGGGAGCGCCGGTCTATGGAACACTCGTCAAGCTCTACGCGATCGCCGGTGCGGTCGCCGGGTTGGGTGGGGCCTTGTCGGCCATTGCCACGAAGGTCGTGGGCTTGGACAGCCTCTCCTTCACGCTCTCCGCCGAGGCCCTTGTCATGCTGGTCCTTGGCGGCGTTGGGAAGCTGTTTGGAGCCTTGCTCGGTACGTTCGTATTCATCTGGTTCGAACACCTCGTTTCGGCGATCAACCCTTTCCATTGGCTGACCATCGTCGGGGCGATGCTGATCGCTGTCGTGCTTTTCGAACCCAAAGGATTGACGGGCGCATTGGAGGCGCTCTGGAAGCGGGCGCGCGGAGGTGAGGGATGA